One Punica granatum isolate Tunisia-2019 chromosome 3, ASM765513v2, whole genome shotgun sequence genomic window carries:
- the LOC116199638 gene encoding vacuolar-sorting protein BRO1: protein MATSTPSSSSSTTNIMLAIFEKKTVSLDLYRPLRQYISFTYSEREAQNLEDDLQTLRDLRSDLENPAKQPSHSARRDLLQSYFRALCVIETRFPISPDRDHVNSVTFTWYDAFKQKQKASQQNIHLEKAAVLFNLGAVYSQIGLSYDRSTVEGRRQAVQAFIAAAGAFAYLRDNAATKASMGTSTTLDVSVECAGMLERLMLAQAQECVFENTIAKGSTPGVCAKISRQVGLYYEEAFAALSVAPLNQHFDKAWIAHVQLKAALFYAEACYRYGIELHEKEEVAEEIARLRSGINALSDAKKNSKGAAAQLLDAINKLEANINRNLERAVKENDRVYLMRVPSPSSLPPLPAFSLVKPLAMNEVLDASKEKLFASLVPDSSAKALSRYTEMVDDIIRMQAEKLQQGSELTRVKLKEMDLPDSLLALEGHFALPADLKEDVEAVQISGGPAGLEAELQQLRDLRRVNQELLVQTEELLQKEAREDAQFRSQFGTRWTRPQSSTLTKNLQDRLNRFAGNLKQAAESDAKIERSVRDHSALMSILDRRPIESALPTLARPIMSLDANEDAIVGALKQSLRQLETLGAQRAGLEDMLKEMKRKDDILPKLMTSTGSYEDLFKKELSKYDPICEDIAQNIEAQEQLLMQIQAQNDEFSAIFNLEDYKASREKCYKQIQAAIAKYREIKENINEGLKFYVTLQDAITNVKQQCSDFVMTRNIQCREMIDDVQRNMAGLSFQDKNSGSFNSGYPPVSHQPHQRSSPPPPVTGQNVPQTPMYQPPDQPTASTGYSYHPPPYGSTQQQAPPPPYQVSSAPSYGHPPPQQQPPASHDYGQPAYPGWRGPYYNAPAQQPGPYARPPYTAPSPYPPHNQTGYYRPQ from the exons ATGGCGACGAGTACTccgtcttcctcctcttccacCACCAACATCATGCTGGCGATCTTCGAGAAGAAGACCGTCTCCCTCGACCTGTACCGCCCACTCCGCCAGTACATCTCCTTCACCTATTCCGAGCGCGAGGCCCAGAACCTCGAGGATGATCTCCAAACCCTAAGGGACCTCCGCTCCGACCTCGAGAACCCCGCCAAGCAGCCCTCCCACTCCGCCCGCCGTGACCTACTCCAGTCCTACTTCCGTGCCCTTTGCGTCATCGAGACCCGATTCCCCATCTCCCCCGACCGCGACCACGTCAACTCCGTCACTTTCACGTGGTACGACGCCTTCAAGCAGAAGCAGAAGGCCTCCCAGCAGAACATCCACCTCGAAAAGGCCGCCGTCTTGTTCAACCTCGGAGCTGTCTACAGCCAGATCGGGCTGAGCTATGACCGCTCCACAGTGGAGGGGCGGCGCCAGGCCGTGCAGGCCTTTATAGCCGCAGCCGGGGCGTTTGCTTATTTGAGGGATAATGCAGCCACGAAGGCGTCGATGGGGACCTCGACAACCTTGGATGTGTCGGTGGAGTGTGCGGGGATGCTTGAGAGGCTGATGCTGGCTCAGGCGCAGGAATGCGTCTTCGAGAACACGATCGCCAAAGGGAGTACCCCAGGCGTTTGTGCTAAAATCTCCAGGCAG GTCGGGCTGTACTATGAAGAAGCCTTTGCTGCTCTTAGTGTGGCTCCGTTAAATCAGCATTTTGACAAGGCCTGGATAGCGCATGTACAGCTGAAGGCAGCTTTGTTTTATGCGGAAGCATGCTATAGATATGGCATAGAGCTGCACGAGAAAGAGGAGGTAGCAGAGGAAATTGCTAGGTTGCGGAGTGGTATTAATGCTTTATCAGATGCCAAGAAGAACTCTAAAGGCGCAGCAGCTCAACTTCTAGATGCTATCAACAAGCTTGAGGCAAACATAAATCGCAATTTAGAGAGGGCTGTGAAGGAAAACGATAGGGTCTACCTTATGAGAGTACCTTCCCCCAGTTCCCTTCCACCTCTCCCAGCATTTTCTTTGGTGAAGCCACTCGCAATGAATGAGGTGTTGGATGCAAGCAAGGAGAAGCTGTTTGCAAGTTTAGTTCCAGACAGTAGTGCAAAGGCGCTTTCAAGGTACACTGAGATGGTTGATGATATCATTCGAATGCAAGCTGAGAAACTGCAGCAGGGGAGTGAACTGACTAGGGTTAAGTTGAAGGAAATGGACCTGCCTGATAGTTTACTAGCATTGGAAGGTCATTTCGCTCTTCCAGCAGATCTCAAAGAGGATGTGGAGGCCGTGCAGATTAGTGGAGGCCCAGCTGGCCTAGAAGCTGAGCTGCAGCAACTTCGAGATCTGAGGAGGGTGAACCAGGAATTGCTGGTTCAGACTGAAGAGCTCCTTCAGAAAGAGGCTAGAGAAGATGCACAATTCAGAAGCCAGTTCGGAACACGTTGGACTCGGCCTCAGTCCAGCACTCTCACTAAGAATTTACAAGACAGGCTGAACAGATTTGCGGGTAACTTGAAGCAAGCAGCAGAGAGTGATGCCAAGATTGAGCGTTCAGTCAGAGATCATTCTGCCCTAATGTCCATCCTGGATCGCCGCCCG ATTGAATCAGCTCTTCCAACTTTGGCACGcccaataatgtccttggatgCCAATGAAGATGCTATTGTGGGCGCATTGAAGCAAAGCTTG AGGCAATTGGAAACCCTTGGTGCACAGAGGGCAGGGCTTGAGGACATGCTAAAGGAGATGAAAAGAAAg GACGATATACTACCAAAGTTGATGACGTCGACAGGATCCTATGAGGACCTCTTCAAAAAGGAGTTATCCAAGTATGATCCCATCTGTGAGGACATTGCCCAAAATATCGAGGCTCAGGAACAGCTATTGATGCAAATCCAG GCTCAAAATGATGAATTCTCTGCAATCTTCAATCTGGAAGACTACAAAG CGTCTCGGGAGAAATGTTATAAGCAGATTCAAGCTGCCATTGCAAAGTATCGAGAAATTAAGGAGAATATCAACGAGGGTCTCAAGTTTTATGTGACCCTTCAG GATGCGATCACAAACGTGAAGCAGCAGTGCAGTGACTTCGTTATGACGAGGAACATCCAGTGCCGAGAAATGATTGACGATGTCCAGAGAAACATGGCAGGTCTAAGCTTTCAGGACAAGAATTCCGGTTCATTCAACAGCGGCTATCCCCCAGTGAGCCATCAGCCCCACCAGAGGTCCTCTCCGCCGCCACCAGTCACGGGCCAAAATGTGCCGCAAACACCTATGTACCAGCCTCCTGATCAGCCCACTGCGTCAACTGGATACTCGTACCATCCTCCCCCATATGGCTCCACCCAGCAGCAGGCACCACCCCCGCCATACCAGGTGTCATCTGCCCCTTCCTACGGGCATCCGCCGCCCCAGCAACAACCGCCAGCGAGCCATGACTATGGTCAGCCTGCATATCCCGGGTGGAGAGGTCCATACTACAATGCACCGGCCCAGCAGCCTGGCCCCTATGCACGGCCTCCGTACACTGCTCCAAGTCCGTACCCGCCACATAACCAAACTGGCTACTACAGGCCACAATAA